In Dasypus novemcinctus isolate mDasNov1 chromosome 10, mDasNov1.1.hap2, whole genome shotgun sequence, one DNA window encodes the following:
- the LOC131279998 gene encoding pepsin F-like, whose translation MRWFWVLGLVALSECFVKIPLKKVKSIRGSFKEKGMLQEFLEKDPNRIAFTLPDQEMSTETQRTYMDLVFVVTIGIGTPPQELDVLFDTGSNHLWVTSVFCNTSACANSNAFDPDLSSTYQYSHQLTYHEYLSGNVLGVVGHDVVQVSGLVIPSQSMGLSIRELGKYLEHAEFDGILGLSFPELGEPQGPTILQNLRAQGVLPKNLFAIYLGSPSSENKNNSVLMLGGVDPSCYSGELHWVPVSRPFYWEVVLDSISMNGVQIACQGGCQAIFDTGTSVLQGPPKSILNIQKIIGARLIKDEYILNCRTVCILPDIVFTINGVDYPVPASAYVFRSHRNICYSNLFQNTAFTSQKVWILGNVFLKLYFSVYDLENKRIGLAPAV comes from the exons ATGAGGTGGTTCTGggtcctggggctggtggccctctCAGAGTGCTTCGTCAA GATTCCTCTAAAGAAGGTCAAATCCATACGAGGGAGCTTCAAGGAAAAAGGAATGCTGCAAGagttcctggagaaggatcctaACAGGATAGCATTCACTCTCCCAGACCAGGAAATGTCCACGGAGACCCAGAGGACATACATGGAC CTGGTGTTTGTAGTCACCATTGGCATTGGCACACCGCCTCAGGAGTTAGACGTCCTCTTTGACACCGGCTCCAACCACTTGTGGGTGACCTCCGTCTTCTGCAACACCTCCGCCTGCG CCAACAGCAACGCCTTCGACCCAGACCTTTCCTCCACCTACCAGTACTCCCATCAACTCACGTACCACGAGTATCTCAGCGGGAATGTGCTGGGAGTTGTCGGCCATGACGTTGTCCAG GTCAGCGGCCTTGTCATCCCCTCCCAATCAATGGGCCTGAGCATCAGGGAGCTTGGCAAGTACTTGGAGCACGCGGAATTTGACGGCATCCTGGGACTGAGCTTCCCCGAACTTGGCGAGCCCCAGGGGCCAACCATCCTTCAAAACCTGAGGGCACAGGGTGTCCTTCCTAAGAACCTCTTTGCCATCTACCTGGGCAG cccctccagtGAGAACAAGAACAACAGCGTGCTGATGCTCGGTGGGGTGGACCCCTCCTGCTACAGTGGGGAGCTCCACTGGGTGCCCGTGAGCAGGCCTTTCTACTGGGAGGTGGTCCTGGACAG CATTTCCATGAATGGGGTGCAGATTGCTTGTCAGGGTGGCTGCCAGGCCATCTTTGACACTGGGACCTCTGTGCTGCAAGGCCCACCTAAATCCATCCTCAACATCCAGAAGATCATTGGAGCTCGGCTCATCAAAGACGAG TACATCCTCAACTGTAGAACCGTCTGCATCCTGCCCGACATCGTCTTCACCATCAATGGTGTCGACTACCCAGTGCCAGCCAGTGCCTACGTCTTCCGG TCACATAGGAACATCTGCTACAGCAACTTGTTCCAGAACACCGCCTTTACCAGTCAGAAGGTGTGGATCCTGGGCAACGTCTTCCTGAAgctgtatttttctgtttatgaTCTGGAAAACAAAAGGATCGGGCTGGCTCCCGCTGTGTAA